The stretch of DNA aaaattttaagtaatAGGGAAGTGGTTTccattgctctttttttttttttttttttgttgaaagactcaaatttgaaagagaaaatcagCTAAATTTTGACCCCTAAGCAGTACATCTAGGCAGATCCTAGAGTATTGAAATAGTTATAAATTGCAAATAAAGTGCACCAGGTCTGATATtcagataaatttaaaaaattgtattgtCATGTTTGAAATACATTCCTCCTTCAAGTATTATATACAAAGTGCTCCTCTGCAGTTTGTTTATATGATCTAAAGGTTCCCTCCCTCATTATTTCCCTCTGTCTTTTACAGTCCTGACAGTGTTAAAGTTCTTCTTTCAAGCAATGTGCAGGAGCAACTGCCAGGACACAACTGCCACATGGAATTTCAGACAAGTTCTCTTTAATGCAAGTTTAAACTAATGCAGTTTACAGGTTAGGCCAACACTGTGGTCCTGTTAACGGAAAGATTCCTTAAGAGGATCTGATTTCCTCTTCCACTCCTTACACTTACGCACAATGGGATTTGCCATTCTGttgtttcttgggtttttccTGCCACTGGCTTTGGGGTCACCCCCTCCTGCAGCTCGCAAACTGTGCTTGAGTTTTGGAGTCTGCAACCAGGGATGTCTCAAAACATCATCGATACACAGCCTCTGAGATGCATCAGGGTGGAGCAAGTGGACAATGAGGTTCTTGCACTCTGTAGATAGATGTTTTGACTTGATGAAGGGAATCTTCCGTTGTTTCTGAACGTGGAGCATTTCCCTGACATTGGAACTATCAAATGGCTGTGAAGCAAAAAGCATTGCATAGAGGATAATGCCCAGGCTCCACATGTCTGAAATCCTGGGGTCACAAGGAATATGCTCGAGCAGTTCGGGGGCTGAGTATGCCAGAGACCCACAGAAGGTGCTGCTGAGAAtggtttttccatttccatcccGAGCCAGGGGTTTTGAAAAGCCGAAGTCTGACAGCTTAAAGTTAAGATCATTATCGAGAAGGATGTTGTCACATTTCAGGTCCCTGTGGGCAAAGTCCAAGTCATGGCAATGCTTGATGGCAGAAGCCAACTGTTGGAATTTGCTGCGAGCGGTGCTCTCTTCCATTGCACCCTGGCTGGTGAGGTAGCTCAGGAGgctccctttttcccccagctccATCACAATGTACACTTTCCCAGATGATGTCTCAAAAATCTCATAGGTTTCAATGATTGAGGGGTGGTGCAGTCGCATCAAAGCCTCCATTTCCCTGGGTAGAAATTTTTCCAGAACATTCTgagaaattttcttcttgtcaATGATCTTGATGGCCACTTTACATTTCAGGCGGTGGCTGTAGGCAGCTTTCACTTTGCCGTAGGAGCCTTCTCCAAGAGTGTCACCAAGGCTGTAGCCCTTCTTCTTAAGCACCACAGCATCCATcttgggagagctgcagggacctGCCCCAGCgggagctgctctgcatcctgtgctgctgggctctgctccacgCCTGATGGTGCTGCCAGGGGCACTGCTGGCCTGGGTGTGTGGGCGTTACTCAGTGATCTCATCAACAGTTGCCCTGGAAGGATCTTTTGGCCACTTCATGGAACTACTCTATGACATCATGGAGGCCAAAACTCAACATGGAGGGACTGGATGCTCTGTGATGTCACTGATGGTCGCCCCTGCACATTGCAATCAGAAAATGGAGATAATTTCTCTAttatatatttctctttttaagatTGTCAGAGTAGGAGGACCATGTTATATCTTAGTTTGTAATACTGTTTTTCAGTTGTACATCATTACTACATACTCCAAGTTTTTGGTGGATTTTAGGAAGACAACTAAACCTACCTGATGACTGAAATTCTGTGGAGCTGTGCATAGTGCattcaaaaacatttctttttttctattttttttccccgtgGTATGATAGATCCTGATTTGTTAATAAGTGCTGTTTGTTGAGTTTGATTGCAAAAACAGCTGACCAACCTGAGTCTTCCTGGGGGTACCAGGGAGTCCCACCAGGTCTGTGTTTTATGACAGAATTGTTATGAGAGTTCTAGAAGTCTGTTccttatttcagaagaaaataattctatgGATATTCAAAATTTCCACTACAGATAATCTCCTTGTATGTGcacatttctttccttgcttttagCACTTAAGGCTAGTAAATTCCCAAGAAATTGTagagaaacattaatttttattggCCACAATAACATTGGAGGGTACAGCCACATAACCAGATTAAAGAAttgaaaatcacaaaaaactACAATCActttcaataataataatacagatacaaatactactactactactactaataataataattttgtaGTTCTGTTCTTTGATATTAGGTAAAATACTCTGAGTTGTTTTCAAACTGATGGTATTCTTTTAAATTGAAGATTTTTTCCTGGAGTCTCTAAGGTTACTATAAATGTCAACAAACTAGAAAGTTAAACTGTAAGCCTGGAATGATAGTAGTTTTcaacctgggtttttttccatatgaaGTGGTGCATATTCTTATTGGAACAAGTCTTTTGTTTTGAGTTTAAAGAGGATTTGCAGAGGATATTTAACACATGCTGCTcttcaaatttttgttttagtcTTTCAACAGTCACATGGAAGGGAAAATAttgggggaaggggaaaagagcaACTTCTTGCTGTTATTCAGGAGCAAGTGTTCTCAAGGACAtggaaaatttcaaattatagGTGTAACAATTCAGCATCAGGCCTTTGTCTGTCCTAAAGGTGCATCTGACCTGTGAGAGGGAACGCATAAACCATTGTGATGACATTggaaagaacaaagaagaaaagtctTTGAAATACATGCAGGAATGCATGAAGATTTACAGCGGAGTATTACATGTGGTTGTTTCCAGGACATTAATTTAATTGGTTATTTTCAGGTGTAGATAAAAATGTGGCCTTGTGTTAAATGTTGGATAGCCTCATATCACCTACTCATGCTTAAAAGCACTTGAACTTTTTGTGTAGATGGCTTATCTTCATTTCAGCCCGTTAATTCTTTAGGAAATCTGTTTTGCATCTAAACATTTTTGTATTTGGTGCAAGGTACCCAAAACGTATCATGCATGCTCTGCCTGTTTGTGTATCTTCTTATAGTCATTCTTTTGAAATTCATATAAAGGGATACAGAAAAGTATTATTTGTGGTGAAATTGTTAAGCAGTGATTTCCACCGGAGCTGTGTGGCAGTATTAACTGAATACTACTacagttttttcttcttacagTAATTTAAGGAAATGATCATGGTTTTGTGGGAATGCTCATATTTTTactattaatataaattaagaCAAAATTGAGCATCAAATCTGAGTGTATCAATTTATGCACAATATTTTTAGAAACTAACTGCTGGTGTTGCCACAGGCAGTGGATCTAGAGAGTGGTAGGTGTTTGCTCCCTGCTCTGTAAGATCAGTCACTGTAAGATAATGTCACCATGGAACCAATGGATTAAGAAAGAGGGTCTATATTCAGCAAAGCAGTTAATTCCTTTGATGTTAATGTGGTTCAACTTAATCaaaatctaagtgagaagtCAGATCTATtatcagtgaaataaatttttgtctctgttgGTGTTAATGTAAGATTCTCTTTAGCTAAAGCAGCTTACTGGTGTTTAATTAGAATTTTGAATAATATTTAGAATCATCAATATTAGAAATTTACCAAATTTATAgaggtgtttttttctggtgcCCATCTGTGTCAGTTGCAAATGGACTTTaataatgcaaattaaattttccagTAAGAGAAATGCCAATATAAGCCAAGAATTAATTCTGATTCCAAAGGGGAAGAGCAAACTATTAATTCATTACATCTGGCAGAAGCAATTCAGCAGTTTCCTCTCTAGTTACTTTAGTTGcatttgttcttaaaaaaaaaaggaaaacaactccTCATCTCTGACAGACCTGGTTGTctgttactttatttttctcgCTCTCCTGTCATCGCCTTTCACAAACCTCTAAGGTTAGGTGATGGAGAGGGAGCACTGAAATTCCCACTGCATCAGTGTGGCCCCAAGTGTACCAGCAATGTCTTGAAAATCAGGTGTTTAACACTGGATCAGGGATCAGTACAATAGGAACTCTATGGCACAGTGATAGTAGGGAGAATAGCTCGaaagtagaaatattttaagccCTACATGAGTATTTCCTTGCATGCTAAATTTTCTAGTAAACAAATTTTTTATAGTTTTACAGCACCATTTTATGAAAATGGGGTACCTGGAGCATATATTTTTCTGGAATAGGATTAATGATGGAATGCAAGGGTCCAGGACCTCCCCTCCACACAAACTTAAGTCCCCTTtctaaaaaaagcttttattttctttgctttttttgcatCAGAAAACTTCATTTGGAGTTTATCGATTATGCtgataattcatttttttcaataatatttGAGCTGTTTTCATTATTCCTGAGCAGCCCTTACCCTGAGCCCAGgcctttcctgctcctcacccatCCCACCAGCAAGAGGCtccacaaggagctgggagaggacacagccaggacagctgaccccagctgccccaggggaCATCCCAGACCACATGGCACCATGCTCAGCATGGAAAtctggggacaaggaggaagTGGGGGTGTTTTGAGTGACAGTgttttgtcttcccaagtcattGTTACagtgatggagccctgctgtcctggggataGCTGAGCTCTGGCCTACCATGGGAAGTGGGGAATGAATTCCTTGGTTTGCCTTGCTCGTGCATGATTGTCTGTCCAAACTAGGACAATGATGTTTTTGCTCTACCTGTTAAACTGACTTTATTTCAACCCATGTGTTTTCTTACTTTGATTCACTCCCCAGCCCACCAGGGTAAAGTGAGTGAGAGGCTGTGTGGGGCTCAATTACCATCTGGGGTTTAAGCATAAGAGTGTTGAAAGCATTTTCCAGCCTTACCAGAATTAGGTATTGATTTTTagtatttatgatttttttccccccagagaTTTCACAACACATTTGTCCTGGCTTTCTAATATGAAAGAGTTATCACACAATAAATGTAATGGATTTTTTAGAGTATTGTCATGGGAAGTACTCTGCTGGCATCAAATTCTTTGTCTGCAATTTCCTGGAATATTTATCAATGTCTGAAGGAACTCTAAAATATGGtttatttgtataaaatatctttggaaataaaaaaacttcAGATTGACTTTTAATTCCAAACTTGCACATGTGGGTTTTTTATGCCTAAAGTGCAAGATCTTACATGCAAGTCCTAATGTATAGTAGCAATGTGTGGTCTGACTTCTCCATGGCTTTCTGTTCTCCCCTGTAGCTCTGTATTGTAGGAGAGCTGGAGTTGCTGATATTCTATGAAAAAGTTAACATCCTGGTGACAAAAGTTCTGCCAAAGCCATTCATCATATTTTGCCTAAATCTGGCAAgaacaggaaaactgaaaaataaattgcctATCTTAGTGGGGGGAGTGGATTTTTTGGTGACCTAAAGGTGAGTCTTGGGTCACAATTAGGGATGAAGtaaaatccttttatttcatATCCTTCTCCACTCTGCAGACTTGGATGTTGCAGATGTTTTTCTCTGGATTGACAAGCGTTTATATTCTAAGACCTATCAAAATACTTTTCCACAAAGGTTCAGTGAATTAAGACttcaaaaacaagcaaaaggaaaaaaaaaaagaaaattttcaagtgATTATTCAACATATTTGTGTTTTAGGTTAGTAATTTGAGTGTAAGAACACTAGAAcgtcctttttttaaatttcctaaatatttttctcatgaaTGCAGTTCTTGCAATAAGTACATGCTGTGAATATCAAGTGTGAAAATAGTCCAGGTTTCATAAGAACaggtttcatttaaaaaaaaaaaaaaagaccacagACTGTTTCTGTCAAATAGTCCCTGCTTGGGGAATGTTTTCTTCAAAGTATATAAGGGCATTTTTAGGCATTTAAATCGGAAAAACCATCccagtttaattaaaaataaatcctacaTGCTGGATGAAATACATGGCAGCTAGGGTGGTAATTCTTTTAGGTTTGTATTCTATACAGAATTTGAGAAATCCTGCCTTACCTGTCATGAAATGCTTTTGTGTCAGAGTCAACCAATGTGAGGAGATAAACTGATGGAATAACTGAGAGCACACAAAATGCTAGCTTAGGTAAAATGCACACTGCTGATAACCCACTAAGCCTTCCTGGGTATGCTAATCCTAATTTATGTTAAATCGTAATTAAGACAGTTTTGTTTATTGCTTGTAGCCGTGAGCACCTGGAAGACTGACTAATCCCATCCATGTGTTGGGGACAATCCAGCTGCTTTTGTTAACTGAGAATGCTGAAAACTTTGTATTTGTGAgttgtttttgttggtgttttttcagGCAATTATAGAGGCCCTTTTCCCCATTGTATCAGGAACTGGAACAGAAGAAGCATCCTAAATAAAATGGatgatgggatttttggagcAAGAGGACAAAATCTAAACAGGCTCACTGTGTTTCCAGCCAAACTTTACATCAGAATATCTCTGATATACCGATGCAAAAATAGATTCCCAGCTTCCATTGtggctgtgtttctgtttgGTGTTGCACATATAATTAGACATAACTTTCAGATTTTCAGGATTCTGAAGGATTTTATTCAGGAGACCTGGATGGTACCATGGAAGTGAAATGATAAATGAtgggcagaggaaaggggacagAATAAACAGAATCTCAGGAGAATAAGGCCATAGGAATGGGGAACACCTAAGCCCACTGTACAAAATTTCATGTTTCCAGTTGCATCCTTTTCCTTATTATAGGCTGAACCTATGTTCTCATATGTTGCTGTATATCTATATGTATCAGGTACAGGTTCTTGGCCTGATACATGTATTCACCCAATTACATCTATCATGGATTGTGCCATCAATTATTGACaataattgttttctgtttcttgaatGGAATTTCTTCTTAAACTGTATATAGAACACAGGTTTATATAAAGTCTTATTGTGAAAGATTTTTCCCTTTAGAAGAATTCCTGCCCTGGAAATGTGTTCATTCTAAAGACTTCAAATCATCCACTTTAAAAATCATGCAAGTATTGTAGTGTTTTTCATCTTCTATTGTTAAATCTTTGAGCTGTTCAGgaattttttgttcttaaaggtttcattttctgctttgtcatGATGGAAAATATGCAAACTACTGTTAAGTGACAGCTATATTCTCTGTACTATTTTGAAGTCAGCCCATAGAGAGATCACTTGCAGTGTGGAAATTTGGACCTAATTATCTATTCATTAGATACTGTAAAGTATTTCTTGAATGAATTTTTTATCAGGTTGTAGTAAAACAGACATAAAGAATTAGGGGCTAAAGATGAACACATATTTCACAGTTTGTACAAAATTCACGGGTGAGTGCAAATGCTTTGCAAAAGCTTTTGATTCTTTTCACGTTTAACTCATGGTTTTGCAATTTCATGGATTTTCTTGCCAGTTAAAATTAGATTtgatttttgtaagaaaaaaaaattaaaaatttgcagTATTCATAACTGTGTAATAGAGCCAAAAGTGATTGCCATATCTGTAATAATTTCATGTGGATTCTTCTTACagacagcagagagcagcagtgtgatGACCTGAATCAGAAGGAATGATGTTAACTAACTAACAAGTTAAATGCTTCCAAAAAAttattccccaaaatttcccaattATTCCCTTGATACTGGTGCAATTCTTTTGAGAGACTTGCAAGAGAAATTAGGAGATagttgaaaaaaatcccaaaaagacATTTCCAATAAAATAACTACTATGGTAATAATTGTCGAACAGGTTGCTTTCATACAGTAAAAAATGTGACAGCAGAAGGTGGGTAActaattaaaagaaatgaatGATTAGTGTCTGAGCTGTGTTTAGAACTGTCCAAAATGATGATGTAAAGCAAAAGACAAACATTAACTCCTAGACTatagtttaaagaaaaaaattacttgaatgTGTACTTAATAGTCTGAAAGCTGATAAACTCAATAACATGAATTTTTGGAAATCACTGGCTGTGTCTACAGGTAATTTGCAAgtcagtatttttgtttgtcttaggAGTTCATGGGTACAGATCAAACCGTGTTAAATCATTCAGAGTAGAAGTACAATAGGAAATATTGTACCTAAGTGCTTTTTTTCATGTATACCACTTCATTTGATAATTTATTAACTCAAAGCCCAAATTTgcgattttggattttttttaccagTGATGTGTGCTTTACCCTTCAATATTTTCCATTGTAAAAACACGATGTAGACTCTGGTGGGTAATGAACAGATACAGATGCCTAAGAGTCAGATAAATTATGCTGTGTCCACTCCAGGGAAGCTGCTACCCTGAAGTATGtcagcagatgctgctgcccTGATGATTGCTCTTTGGAGTCTGGATTCCACCTGCATTCCTCACTTCTCCTTAAGTCTTTGCATTTCTGCAGACAGCTCATGGGGACAAAGGCCACACATTACatgcaaagaaattaaacagcAAGCATGGAGCATGAATGTGATGTGTTGAAAATGGCATATGGTTTATAAGGAGTATCACAGAGTTGATCATCTTAAAATAGAACTGAACAGAGATGCATGAAATTTCTGCCAAACTGACTGAGGGCCTGCGTTAGTGTGTCCCATATGAGTCAGAAGAGACAGCAAGTGGCATTTTCTGAATTATTGAGGTAGTTATGTGCAAACTTTTTTtacccatttatttttttctttttgctgctttaaGCCCCAAAATCTGATCTGAACTgcactgaattaaaaataaaagctgctaCTTTTCACAAGTTATCCTCAGagctctaaaaaaaaatactgttaatcatgaagtttttattattttatttttttttcaatatttttcccTCATAATGAAACAGGCTTAATATTGGAAACAGGTGGTACCTTAGCTATTCAGAgttatttgttttcttgaatttttgttttacaaaggTTTCAATAATACAGACTATTCTTAATGTCTTTGTGATCCTTATATTTTGAGCTTTGTGTGCTCCTCATAGCATGTTTCTAAGATTCTTCCCTTCTTCAGAGAGTCTGAACATCTCTTGAGCCTGAAATCATGACTGAAATTCTATATTAAGCTGTTATGCAGAAAGTTGCTATTCAAACAGATCTGATCCTGaaactttttcctttattattacattatttcatGCTCTCATGCCAATTGTTTGAGCTTCTGTCTCCCTCCAATTATCTGATAATACAGAAAATTGAAACCATATGTAGAAAAccaataattaaataattttggctCTGCCTTCTTCACTCTCAAATCCTGCAATCACTGCATCAACAGAGAATATTGAGCATAATGCTTTCAATGTGTTGACTGACCATACATGTCATCACTTCCTTCTATCAGCTGTCAGAAGTCAGAATGACTTTTCTGATAGAGCTTTTTGTAAAATAAGaattatttactattttaatCTATCTGTTTTATCTATCTGATTTGACTGGTTGACTTGTGTTATTTAAGGTCAATAACAGTGCCATTTCTGCAGTTTGGTGTATGACATCTTTTTTGTTCAAATTCTTGTTGCCTGCATTAAGGGGAGAACAAATTGCTAATTGGCCCTCGGTAATATAAATAACTTAATGTTCCAAAAACCACAACAGGATTTTATTGCAAAGTAGGATTTGGGGAACGTTGAACTTCCCGATAACGTTAAAATCAATTGGATAGTGGAcagattttcttatttctccttttattttgttctttctctaaTTGCTTCTTGGACTTCTGTGCAGTTTTAGTTCATTGATCAATTATGTTTGTATGGAATAAAGACCTGTAGCTGCAAGTTCATCTCTATCATGTCAGTGTTATAATTGCATTTAATTGCTAGTATTATCAATTAGATTTTCTCAGTGTCTTTTCCTTAGTTTTAGTCAAATGATTTAGGAGAGTGCTACCACTCACAACTTAGGCCTGTTTTGATTTTAGTTGCCAGAACTGCCATTTTTAACATTAACTCCCCTTTTAAATGATAAGTTTCCAAATACCCAGAAGGAAGGATGACTCTAAATGTAACTTAAGAAAATGACGGAAAAATATGAACGTCCATTGTAACTGTACTTTATTACCCCTATTTCTGTGTATCTTTCTGtatatttctgtgtctttcaTGAGAGGGAGAAACAAGGTGCTGGTAAAATCCCATAATGTTTGCAATGGAGCTTGTACATTCTTAAATTCTTTTGCAATGTTTTGAAGATCGAAGCAAAACTACCCAAAGAACAAAACTCCCAAATTAAATTTgctaaatggaaaacaaaatcctcaCCAAGGCAAAAGCCTCTTTTCCAGGGTATCCATCAGGTTTCCTCTGATATGGAAGGATGTAAGGATACTGTGAGTGTTGGGTAATTTTGGGGAAGACCATGTTACCTCACTGGCTGTTAGGAAGGCAACTCAGATCTCTTTGGGCAGAACTCAGCTGTTTCTCAATATATCTAAAATCAAGGGAGAGCACAGAATTACTTATACCTAATAAGTTACAACTGTTGTTTTAGTGATTTTGCTACAGTAATTATTGCCTAATATCAGCATTCTTTCTCTAATACACATTTTCTGTCATGTAACTTACTGTTACAGGGTAATTATTCCAATGGAACCATCACTTGTGCAGACGATACAGAATTATAGtaataaagaaatcaaaatagacTTTTAAAGTATTCTTAATTCCCTTTGAATCATAACCATTGCTTAAAGCAGTCTGTAGATGGATTTTTGGTGTGTATTTGTAGCTGtaatatttctttctaaatcagaagcagagaaagaatCTAAAACAAGTGTCAAAATGGACCAACAAAATTATTGGACAATGTGTTGTAAAAGTATCTTTTCTATTTTGTCACTGGTGATTTCTTTCTGATCAATGGCATATTCCTGATCACCAAGTtcccaaattttgttttaagtttTAATGTGttgattgatttttctttaaactcaTTTTTGTGGTAGGTATTAGCTAATTGGTTTTTAGCTTTAGAAAGAGCTAAGCTCCTTTCAGGAGACAGCTACTAATgtagttcttttatttttcacaacaAAGCTGTGTGATGATATTAAAAGTGTGACAGGGAGCTGAGGCTGGGTCTGGTGTGACAGTAACCTTATTCTGACTTTTTCCTTGCAAGACTGAAACAGACTTTATGGTAAATTTTGGTATCTGTTTTTTGACACAGCAATGTAAATCCCCCAGAATCACTTTGACATTTCCTAATGATTAAACAGTCTAGTTTGTGAATAAGTAGTGCTATGGTTCTTTGGAGATATTCAcaataatataattatattatatgcaaattaattatataatatataataatattatagtatatattttcatatataattaatataatcaTATTATATACaaattatataataattttGTCAAAGACTGAATTAGTAGAAAGCCTCTGTGTTGTCCCTGAAATGCAAGGGCTTCCTCATTTCTGTTGAGGTCTCACAGTGGAACTGTAATTTTGAGTAACTCAGGGGAAGAGCAATGACTTAAGATAGGAATTGTGAAAATAACATAATAGAAGCCAAGTCGAGCTAATGAGGTTTTTATTAAGAGGTAAAGCTTATTGATCTTCTCCTACCAGTTGGCTTTTGGACGATGACATTAATTATTCTGTTTGGCCATTGCAGAACTGGTTTTCCTGGTGGACTCAGAAATAGCTCTGTTCCTTCAGAGCTGACACTTTCCATTAAGTATTCTGCTTTTACCCTCTACCTGCCTGCATGAGACTGCACTTGCTCAGTAAATGGAAAAGCTTATTAAAGACAATGGGAGCCTTGGTACCAGCATGGTTATTCTAACAGTTTATTGGTGTAGTGCATTAGAAAGAGTAAGACATACAGAATTCACAGAGCTAATTTAGGACCTAGTCTGCCTTTTCTAATTGTGTCTGTGTGTAGGCTCTTCTTAAAATCAGTGAGagattttaatataaattcagTGTGGTGTGAAACCTTTTCCTTATTTGTGCTAAGGCAGTCAAGTCTTACCATCACTTTATGATGTTTATTCTACTTCACTACTAATGTGCTGCTGAAGTGTAAACAAATATAAACAGGGTTATCAGGCAAAATACATTAACATAAACATTTTAGTATCATGTTCTTTCTACATCCTCAAATGGACTTAGTatttaaatgaaacattaaCACTTACAAgtaaaacagaagttttattGTGTTCTTTCAGTAACATTATCCCACTTCCCACTATGAGACTTTGCAATGTGTATTTTGCTGTGTTCAACCTTTGAAAAGTGAAAAGCCCCAGTGTTAATCAAAAGTTTTTGTGTAAAAGTCAGAATTTCAAAGACaagttaaaaattttaatttggcCCACATGACTTGTGAACTAAAACATCTTGTATAAATGAATTGACAACTTTGATCCTGTTGGGAGAGGGACAGAAATCAGTGGACATCTGGAATTTTCTGTGACATTCATAAGAAAAGGATCTGAGTTCCTTTCTAGTTCACATGAAATTACCCtaagatggaaaatatttattaagatAAGAAATTGGAATGAACAACCTACTTTTGGGATGTTGTGCATACAGGAAAGGGATTCTGGTACTCAGGAATGAGACagatattatttat from Catharus ustulatus isolate bCatUst1 chromosome 14, bCatUst1.pri.v2, whole genome shotgun sequence encodes:
- the LOC117002988 gene encoding testis-specific serine/threonine-protein kinase 2-like, producing MDAVVLKKKGYSLGDTLGEGSYGKVKAAYSHRLKCKVAIKIIDKKKISQNVLEKFLPREMEALMRLHHPSIIETYEIFETSSGKVYIVMELGEKGSLLSYLTSQGAMEESTARSKFQQLASAIKHCHDLDFAHRDLKCDNILLDNDLNFKLSDFGFSKPLARDGNGKTILSSTFCGSLAYSAPELLEHIPCDPRISDMWSLGIILYAMLFASQPFDSSNVREMLHVQKQRKIPFIKSKHLSTECKNLIVHLLHPDASQRLCIDDVLRHPWLQTPKLKHSLRAAGGGDPKASGRKNPRNNRMANPIVRKCKEWKRKSDPLKESFR